A single window of Leptolyngbya ohadii IS1 DNA harbors:
- a CDS encoding YybH family protein, whose product MIVDRPEKMNFVLDSLFNSGDVEAVISLYEPGAKLILDSGQEIVGLHAIREVYEDWLTLNGKMQSRTLYCTHLADIALLRTAWTISGTGSNGCSVEFHGDAIEVIRRQLNGSWRYAIDHISGAASVISS is encoded by the coding sequence ATGATTGTCGATCGTCCAGAGAAGATGAATTTTGTGCTTGACTCGCTCTTCAATTCAGGAGATGTGGAAGCAGTGATATCGCTCTATGAGCCAGGTGCAAAGTTGATTTTAGATTCTGGACAAGAAATTGTAGGGCTTCATGCCATTCGCGAAGTTTACGAGGATTGGTTAACGCTGAACGGTAAGATGCAGTCCAGGACGCTTTACTGCACTCATCTGGCGGATATTGCCCTTCTGCGAACCGCGTGGACGATTAGCGGAACCGGATCGAATGGTTGTTCAGTCGAATTTCACGGCGACGCGATCGAGGTGATTCGCCGTCAGTTAAATGGCAGTTGGCGATATGCCATCGATCACATCTCTGGTGCCGCGTCAGTTATATCGAGTTAG
- a CDS encoding ArnT family glycosyltransferase has protein sequence MGRDRSTIGDRSSGQQQNWLGWSSMGRYVNRESVMLPIAAIFLLTVLLVTPQGEFPLNDDWIHAKAVQRLLEEGSYRGHPYVAATLVAQANWAALFAKIFGFSFTTLRISTLVLAVIGAWAVAWSALAMGIRRNLALLCGVLFAFNPIMLTLSYSFMTDVPFVSLSALSGLGFLKFLRSRRAAGSGARSLRVAAFGGSGRVGWVLFGSAFAAIGFFVRQFAIVPAAAFAVTLVILWWRSRIRVNWGTIGAFVAPWATAAVLYVWFLSVKESGTALFTESRPLAMTVIEAVRHFPIALTYMGLFAFPIGLGLLWQIKQQEICWSRKRTIALAGMSGLFLIIFALPKLLNTLREILTGSRTSWLDAYPHRMPLLALNYFSTYLNDLSLGNSQLPNGFPHPLIQIGAVWWIFTIAAVVTTGLFLVFCVPFVRNIVLQRTDQFGEKSIGEKSIADHQRLFLLLWLLFALVIVYNPWRPNVFDRLLLAGLQPFLLILAYEFNQHRDRAAMNLAIAGTAIIYLFSLVGVQDYLAWNRTAWDAQNKLMQTYSVSPEQIRGADTFNGWYNSDKYMEKYNTKDFWQANLTGLGPWTFDNSYVVTSEETLKGYEAIDRLPYFTWLGMQNRYITIFKRNDVSAMR, from the coding sequence ATGGGTCGAGATCGTTCTACCATTGGCGATCGCTCCTCCGGACAACAGCAAAATTGGCTGGGGTGGTCTAGTATGGGGCGTTATGTAAACCGGGAATCGGTAATGTTGCCGATCGCAGCCATTTTTTTGCTCACGGTGCTGCTGGTGACGCCGCAGGGAGAATTTCCCCTCAACGATGATTGGATTCACGCGAAGGCAGTGCAGCGGTTGCTGGAGGAAGGCTCCTATCGCGGACATCCCTATGTAGCGGCGACGCTGGTGGCGCAGGCAAACTGGGCGGCACTGTTTGCTAAGATTTTTGGCTTTAGCTTTACGACGCTGCGGATTTCGACCCTGGTACTGGCAGTCATTGGGGCGTGGGCGGTGGCTTGGAGCGCGCTGGCAATGGGGATTCGGCGAAACTTGGCGCTGCTGTGCGGCGTTTTGTTTGCGTTTAATCCGATTATGCTCACGCTGTCCTATAGCTTTATGACCGATGTGCCATTTGTTAGCCTATCCGCACTGTCGGGACTGGGCTTTCTTAAGTTTTTGCGATCCCGCAGGGCTGCGGGCAGCGGTGCCCGGTCGCTTCGCGTTGCCGCCTTTGGCGGATCGGGTCGGGTCGGCTGGGTTCTCTTCGGCAGTGCGTTTGCAGCGATCGGATTTTTTGTGCGGCAGTTTGCGATCGTTCCGGCGGCGGCGTTTGCGGTGACACTCGTGATTTTATGGTGGCGTTCTCGAATTCGGGTGAACTGGGGGACGATCGGGGCTTTTGTGGCTCCCTGGGCGACGGCGGCGGTGCTGTACGTCTGGTTTCTGTCGGTGAAGGAAAGCGGAACGGCTCTGTTTACGGAGTCAAGACCTCTGGCAATGACGGTCATAGAAGCAGTTCGTCATTTTCCGATCGCCCTCACCTACATGGGACTGTTTGCCTTTCCGATTGGGCTGGGTCTGCTCTGGCAGATTAAACAACAGGAGATTTGTTGGAGCCGCAAACGGACGATCGCCCTGGCAGGAATGAGCGGTCTGTTTCTCATTATCTTTGCGCTACCCAAATTGCTGAATACGCTGCGGGAAATCCTGACCGGAAGTCGAACCTCCTGGCTGGATGCCTACCCTCACCGGATGCCGCTGCTGGCGCTGAACTATTTTTCGACCTACTTAAATGATTTGTCCCTGGGGAATTCGCAGCTACCTAACGGGTTTCCCCATCCGCTGATTCAAATCGGGGCAGTCTGGTGGATTTTCACGATCGCTGCTGTGGTGACAACAGGATTATTTCTCGTCTTTTGCGTTCCGTTTGTGCGAAATATCGTTTTACAGCGCACTGATCAGTTCGGCGAAAAATCAATTGGCGAAAAATCGATCGCGGATCATCAGCGGCTTTTTCTGCTGCTCTGGCTACTGTTTGCCCTGGTAATTGTCTACAACCCCTGGCGACCCAATGTATTCGATCGGCTTCTTCTTGCTGGATTACAGCCCTTTTTGCTCATCCTTGCCTATGAGTTCAATCAACACCGTGACAGGGCGGCGATGAATTTGGCGATCGCAGGAACGGCAATCATTTATTTATTCAGTCTGGTGGGCGTACAGGATTACCTTGCCTGGAATCGGACTGCCTGGGATGCCCAGAATAAGCTGATGCAGACCTACAGCGTTTCACCAGAGCAGATTCGCGGTGCGGATACGTTCAACGGCTGGTACAACTCCGACAAGTATATGGAGAAGTACAACACCAAAGACTTTTGGCAGGCAAATCTGACAGGTCTAGGTCCCTGGACGTTTGACAACTCCTACGTGGTGACGAGCGAGGAAACGCTGAAGGGCTATGAGGCGATCGATCGACTGCCCTACTTTACATGGCTGGGAATGCAGAATCGATACATCACTATTTTTAAGCGAAATGATGTAAGCGCAATGAGGTGA
- a CDS encoding sugar ABC transporter substrate-binding protein — translation MFQLTKAMRRWLPIAGVLVLAACSGNNPNAGNSASNSGTQGDTNAANTQFAAAKGCKNVGVLLPESDSSARYEAYDRPLLEREIKAAVPGVTIQYANANNNAATQQNQAEAALTKGACILVVDPNDSEQASVIVQQAKASGVPVIAYDRLIQDPDTAFYVSFDNERVGELQGQYIADQVKAGAIPKGSTLAMINGSQTDNNALLFRKGALKALQPLIDSGDLKLVFDQYTPNWDNARAQSLMEGILTKEGNQIDVAYVANDGMANTVIAALRSQKLNGDVLVTGQDATVTGIQNILTGDQSMTIYKPIAQEAKATARLVAALSNGEDVSSIINGQTEVKGGATIPSVLETPIVVDQKNVESTVVKDGYLTKEQICSGLAGDETNFCQ, via the coding sequence ATGTTTCAGCTAACGAAAGCAATGCGCCGCTGGTTACCGATCGCAGGAGTTCTGGTTCTGGCTGCCTGTAGCGGGAATAATCCGAATGCCGGAAATTCTGCGTCTAATTCGGGTACCCAGGGCGACACGAATGCAGCCAATACCCAGTTTGCTGCCGCTAAAGGCTGTAAAAATGTCGGCGTTCTGCTGCCGGAATCTGATTCTTCCGCCCGCTATGAGGCATACGATCGTCCCCTGCTAGAGCGGGAGATTAAAGCCGCTGTTCCTGGCGTCACCATTCAGTACGCTAATGCCAACAACAACGCCGCAACTCAGCAAAACCAGGCGGAAGCTGCTCTGACGAAAGGAGCCTGCATTCTGGTGGTTGACCCGAACGACAGCGAACAGGCATCCGTAATCGTGCAGCAGGCAAAAGCCAGCGGCGTTCCCGTCATTGCCTACGATCGTTTGATTCAAGACCCGGATACCGCTTTCTATGTGTCGTTTGACAACGAGCGGGTGGGCGAACTTCAGGGACAGTATATTGCCGACCAGGTTAAAGCGGGTGCTATCCCGAAGGGTTCAACCCTGGCAATGATCAACGGCTCCCAAACAGACAACAACGCTCTGCTGTTCCGCAAGGGTGCCCTGAAAGCCCTGCAACCCCTGATCGACAGCGGCGATCTCAAGCTAGTCTTTGACCAGTACACGCCCAACTGGGACAACGCCAGAGCGCAATCCCTCATGGAAGGCATTCTGACCAAAGAAGGTAACCAGATTGACGTTGCATATGTGGCAAATGACGGCATGGCGAACACCGTAATTGCTGCCCTGCGCTCCCAGAAGCTCAACGGCGATGTCCTGGTGACGGGACAGGATGCCACGGTGACAGGGATTCAGAACATCCTCACGGGCGATCAGTCTATGACCATCTACAAGCCGATCGCCCAGGAAGCCAAAGCCACGGCTCGATTGGTGGCAGCGTTGAGCAACGGCGAAGATGTCAGCTCGATTATCAACGGTCAGACCGAAGTGAAGGGCGGCGCAACGATTCCCTCGGTGCTGGAGACGCCGATCGTCGTAGACCAGAAGAATGTGGAATCGACGGTCGTGAAGGATGGCTACCTGACGAAGGAGCAGATCTGTAGCGGTCTGGCAGGCGACGAGACGAACTTCTGTCAGTAG
- a CDS encoding sugar ABC transporter permease, whose product MTSLDPNPQKGSSNPSLDRSPQPEAVTSQRARFNLRSLMQGDLGFIPVIITLALITIYFQVATSGVFFQARNLSNLTQQIVAISILSVAAVLVLLLGEIDLSLASVAQACAAIMATLSVYQGLNAWAAILVALLAGAVIGLINGFFVAVLRVPSFIVTLAGSIGYAGLLLLVMGPQTTLVVRDPIIRSLAPTYLPPALSWGLPLLGLALYAAGLWYNQKRRRDAGLPVQHMTQTVLQLAAAIAVVLIVVFLFQSYQGVPQAVMIALGLVVIAWLILKKTPFGRHLYAVGGNAEAARRAGINVVRMKMTVFVLASTLAAFAGVMMTSRSTAVATQISSTLLLNAIAAAVIGGVSLFGGRGSVWAVILGALVIGSLDNGLDLLNQEQGVKNIVQGAVLVLAVTADAIVRRAGFARGK is encoded by the coding sequence ATGACAAGCCTAGATCCCAATCCACAAAAGGGGAGTTCCAACCCTTCCCTCGATCGTTCCCCTCAACCGGAGGCAGTGACTTCCCAGCGTGCCCGGTTTAATCTACGATCGTTGATGCAGGGCGATCTCGGATTCATTCCCGTGATCATCACCCTGGCACTCATCACGATTTACTTCCAGGTCGCCACCAGCGGCGTCTTTTTTCAGGCAAGAAACCTGTCTAACCTGACGCAGCAAATCGTTGCCATTAGTATCCTCAGTGTTGCTGCCGTCCTGGTGCTGCTGTTAGGCGAGATTGACTTGAGCTTAGCCTCTGTCGCGCAAGCCTGTGCTGCAATTATGGCAACACTCTCCGTTTACCAGGGGTTGAATGCGTGGGCTGCAATTCTGGTCGCACTGCTGGCAGGAGCGGTGATCGGACTAATCAACGGATTCTTTGTCGCTGTATTGAGGGTGCCGTCCTTTATCGTGACGCTGGCAGGATCGATCGGCTATGCCGGATTACTGTTGCTGGTGATGGGACCACAAACTACCCTGGTCGTCCGTGATCCAATCATCCGTTCCCTGGCTCCCACCTATCTGCCACCTGCCCTCAGTTGGGGACTGCCGCTGCTGGGTTTAGCCCTTTACGCCGCAGGTCTGTGGTACAACCAGAAACGCCGCCGGGATGCCGGATTGCCTGTACAGCACATGACTCAAACCGTGCTTCAGCTTGCCGCCGCGATCGCTGTGGTGCTGATTGTGGTGTTCCTGTTCCAGTCCTATCAGGGTGTGCCGCAAGCTGTGATGATTGCCCTGGGTCTGGTGGTCATTGCCTGGCTGATTCTGAAGAAAACCCCGTTTGGTCGTCACCTGTATGCGGTGGGCGGTAACGCAGAGGCAGCAAGACGCGCCGGAATCAACGTGGTTCGGATGAAAATGACGGTGTTTGTGCTGGCTTCTACCCTGGCAGCCTTTGCCGGAGTGATGATGACTTCCCGCAGTACCGCCGTTGCCACCCAGATTAGTTCGACCCTGCTGCTGAATGCGATCGCCGCTGCTGTGATTGGGGGCGTGAGTTTGTTTGGCGGACGGGGCTCGGTCTGGGCAGTGATTCTGGGTGCGCTGGTGATTGGCAGTCTGGATAACGGTCTGGACTTGCTGAACCAGGAACAGGGCGTAAAGAATATCGTGCAGGGTGCCGTGCTGGTGCTGGCCGTGACCGCAGATGCGATCGTGCGTCGGGCGGGCTTTGCGCGAGGGAAATGA
- a CDS encoding DUF3153 domain-containing protein produces MLRPAIRSLYSPVNLLRFLIRGFIRLRVVWIILIAIVFLSGCVRYETGLNFSDANHGEWVQRIRLEKVPTGLSETIAAGWLDSVKEKAKQFGGRADSISEEELWLRIPFYSAKDLESKFNQFFQPPGTIAPTGGTWKQRDQKSLNLPIRVKVETRQWLFREREYLTLDFDFRPLKTLLAQSGLTVKSDDLLELEFRLKTPAGAKILQANGVSEPILRSQGKQILWQLKPGQLNHLELAFTVPNYLGTGFVVILLITLTGMLIKFLMLPPTAVLPPEVLAEEVE; encoded by the coding sequence ATGCTGCGCCCTGCCATTCGTTCCCTCTACAGTCCCGTTAACCTCCTGCGATTCCTGATACGCGGATTTATTCGGCTGCGCGTCGTCTGGATTATTCTGATTGCGATCGTCTTCCTGTCGGGCTGTGTGCGCTACGAGACGGGGCTGAACTTTAGCGACGCCAATCATGGGGAGTGGGTGCAGCGAATTCGCCTGGAAAAAGTGCCCACCGGACTGAGTGAGACGATCGCCGCAGGATGGCTGGATAGCGTTAAAGAGAAAGCAAAGCAGTTTGGCGGACGGGCAGATTCCATTTCAGAAGAGGAACTGTGGCTGCGGATTCCGTTCTATAGCGCCAAGGATCTGGAAAGTAAGTTTAATCAGTTCTTTCAGCCGCCGGGAACGATCGCCCCAACGGGAGGAACCTGGAAGCAGCGAGATCAAAAGTCGCTCAATTTGCCAATTCGCGTCAAAGTAGAAACCCGGCAATGGCTGTTTCGCGAACGGGAATACCTGACGCTAGACTTTGATTTTCGACCGCTCAAAACCCTGCTCGCCCAGTCCGGTCTAACCGTCAAATCCGATGATCTGCTGGAACTCGAATTTCGCCTCAAGACCCCCGCAGGCGCAAAAATCCTCCAGGCAAACGGCGTTTCGGAGCCAATATTACGATCGCAGGGCAAACAAATTCTTTGGCAGCTTAAGCCCGGTCAACTGAACCACCTGGAGCTTGCCTTTACCGTCCCGAACTACCTGGGAACCGGATTTGTGGTGATCTTGCTGATTACCCTCACCGGAATGCTAATCAAATTCCTGATGCTGCCGCCCACTGCCGTTTTACCTCCAGAAGTTCTGGCAGAAGAAGTGGAGTGA
- the hpsU gene encoding hormogonium polysaccharide biosynthesis acetyltransferase HpsU has translation MVPQSRIAEPRSLVDLRLYNQSNFDRGRPGWVVLLWWLLQAIVFPLTPHSFHLPRLWLLRLFGAAIGEGVVIRPTARFTYPWKVSIGDYSWIGDDVVLYSLDRITIGSHCVISQKSYLCTGSHDIRDRAFGLQTAPITVGDGAWIATDCFVAPGVAIGANAVIGARSSVFKSMPEQMVCWGNPCQSQYLREVN, from the coding sequence ATGGTTCCCCAATCCCGCATCGCTGAACCCCGATCGCTTGTAGACCTCCGCCTCTACAATCAGTCCAACTTCGATCGCGGACGTCCGGGCTGGGTGGTGCTGCTGTGGTGGCTTTTGCAGGCGATCGTCTTTCCATTAACGCCCCATTCCTTTCATTTGCCGAGGCTGTGGCTGTTAAGGTTATTCGGCGCGGCGATCGGCGAGGGAGTCGTGATTCGTCCGACGGCACGGTTTACCTATCCCTGGAAGGTGAGCATCGGGGACTATAGCTGGATTGGCGATGATGTGGTGCTGTATAGCCTCGATCGAATTACGATCGGTTCCCATTGCGTGATTTCCCAGAAAAGCTATCTCTGTACAGGCAGCCACGATATTCGCGATCGGGCATTTGGTTTACAAACGGCTCCAATTACGGTGGGCGATGGTGCCTGGATTGCGACGGATTGTTTTGTTGCGCCCGGTGTGGCGATCGGGGCAAATGCGGTGATTGGGGCAAGAAGCAGCGTCTTCAAATCCATGCCAGAACAGATGGTCTGCTGGGGCAATCCCTGTCAGTCCCAGTATTTGCGTGAGGTAAATTGA
- a CDS encoding DUF4347 domain-containing protein, translating into MNSPFNSANSSASSEFGQVVFIDSAIASYQRLAAGVNSDAEVIILDSSKDGISQITEALAQKRNVSSVQVFSHGSAGGIQLGQNFYNLSALSQRGDELASWATALTEDGDLLFYGCNVAADSSGIELVNYLSQKTGADVAASDDLTGNAALGGDWDLEVATGAIESSLALQRSIMTTFDSVLVRVQAEDYVTAVDSTVANIGGVYRPQGAVDLEATTDVGGGFNVARTVQGEWLTYEVTIPTTGTYNLVARVASEQAAVHQLGVSLNGQSLTSFNFSGTGGRQTWQDVTARGINLTAGTHTLRMDVASNTDFSINYLDILPASSSPSPGPSPTPTANINFPNFANVSGLQFNGDSTLADTAVQITGAPFESGSVFYATPLAITPDTSFQTQFQFRISGGEGTGGGDGFTFVLQNSAAGLTAVGDPGGNVGYDNSDGGVAVDRSLAIEFDTSTNSWDSNANHIAILQNGDVTTELTSTLTPDAIPDLNNGDLLNAWVEYDGATNVLNVYISASTTKPTTPALSYTVDLASIVGTQAYAGFTSGTGLFSNAHAITSWSLTSSSGFVGASPSPSPTPGAGSTIALGSNATVSVSEGAGVATVRVVRTGDTQERVTVEYTTNEVGSATAGVDWIQPTLEGRANTGEVVFEVGETEKFITIPIVNDFVSEGNETFAVGLQRPSAGTLGAPRTVLINVIDDDTPTTISVRDASIAISEGAPNVTITVVRDGALTGTATVNYTTASGTAIAGADFTAATGTITFAPGQVSQTVTIPLIDDAVSEVNEAFTVTLSAATGAELSSRATSTVTILDNDAVLGSLTRRTVTTGLSQPTTIDWTPDGQFMLIADKGGAVEVMDMATLTRRPTPLIDISARVNNTRDRGLLGIAVHPNFPATPYVYLLYSYDPPETATGTGLAARDREGNRPSQLARVTVNPATMVADPASLVVLAGTNSTWAFTNGPDINSTGERNVPPSGIVGGTVTAPPALIEIGTQDNDPDRPGIQNQNIRDYLAMDSDSHSIGQVHFGPDGYLYLTNGDGTSYNFMDPRTVRVQDINNLSGKMLRLDPITGQGVPSNPFFNGDPNSNQSKVYQLGIRNSFRFTFDPITNNPVMGEVGWNSWEEINTGGAGANFGWPYYEGPSDTPYQTIPGVTIPGRSSVVFPILSRTHGAPDNASAVVVGDFYNPNTLIFGDLVGGTVYAATLDAARQVTNVQVVDSDLPYLADMEMGPDGRLYGVGLGSRTIYRWDPA; encoded by the coding sequence ATGAATAGTCCTTTCAACTCAGCCAATTCCTCTGCATCCAGCGAATTTGGTCAGGTGGTCTTTATTGATTCTGCGATCGCTTCCTATCAGCGTTTAGCCGCTGGTGTCAATTCTGACGCGGAAGTGATTATTCTTGACTCATCTAAAGATGGGATTAGCCAGATTACCGAGGCACTTGCTCAGAAACGCAATGTCTCTAGCGTTCAGGTTTTCTCCCACGGCAGCGCGGGCGGAATTCAGCTCGGTCAAAATTTCTACAATCTCAGTGCCCTCAGCCAAAGAGGCGATGAGCTGGCAAGCTGGGCAACGGCACTCACGGAAGACGGCGACCTCCTGTTCTACGGATGCAACGTAGCAGCAGATAGCAGCGGCATTGAGCTGGTGAATTATCTCAGCCAAAAGACAGGAGCAGATGTAGCCGCCTCCGATGATCTGACCGGGAATGCGGCTCTGGGCGGCGATTGGGATCTGGAAGTGGCAACTGGGGCGATCGAGTCTTCCCTGGCACTTCAGCGCTCAATCATGACCACGTTTGACTCTGTGCTGGTGCGCGTCCAGGCGGAAGATTACGTAACGGCAGTCGATTCGACCGTTGCCAACATAGGCGGCGTCTATCGTCCTCAGGGAGCGGTTGACCTGGAAGCCACAACCGATGTGGGCGGCGGCTTTAACGTTGCTCGGACGGTACAGGGCGAATGGCTGACCTACGAGGTCACGATTCCAACCACGGGCACCTACAATCTGGTGGCAAGAGTGGCTTCTGAACAGGCTGCTGTGCATCAGCTCGGCGTTTCTCTCAATGGACAGTCTCTCACCAGCTTTAACTTCAGCGGCACGGGCGGCAGGCAGACCTGGCAGGACGTAACGGCAAGAGGCATTAACCTGACGGCAGGAACCCACACCCTGCGAATGGATGTTGCCTCGAACACGGACTTCAGCATCAATTATCTGGACATTCTGCCCGCTAGCTCTTCCCCCTCACCCGGACCGTCACCCACACCGACCGCAAACATTAACTTCCCGAATTTTGCAAATGTGTCTGGGTTACAGTTCAACGGCGATAGCACGCTTGCCGATACCGCTGTGCAGATCACAGGGGCACCCTTCGAGAGTGGGAGCGTTTTCTATGCCACTCCACTTGCCATCACCCCAGATACCTCGTTCCAGACCCAGTTTCAGTTCCGCATTTCGGGCGGTGAAGGAACAGGCGGCGGCGACGGCTTTACCTTTGTGCTGCAAAATAGCGCAGCAGGCTTGACCGCGGTGGGCGATCCAGGCGGAAATGTGGGCTACGACAACTCCGACGGCGGCGTTGCTGTGGATCGCAGTCTGGCGATCGAGTTTGATACTTCAACCAACTCCTGGGACTCGAACGCAAACCATATTGCAATTTTGCAGAACGGTGATGTCACGACTGAGCTAACCAGTACGCTCACACCCGATGCAATTCCCGACCTCAACAACGGGGATCTCCTCAATGCCTGGGTTGAGTACGACGGTGCGACCAATGTGCTGAACGTGTACATCTCCGCCAGCACGACTAAACCCACAACTCCCGCCCTGTCCTACACAGTCGATCTGGCAAGCATTGTAGGGACACAGGCTTACGCAGGCTTCACTTCAGGAACAGGCTTATTCAGCAACGCCCATGCCATCACCAGCTGGTCACTGACCAGCAGCAGTGGTTTCGTAGGAGCATCGCCCTCCCCCAGTCCCACACCGGGAGCGGGCAGCACAATTGCTTTAGGTAGCAATGCCACCGTTTCTGTGAGTGAAGGTGCAGGTGTCGCAACGGTCAGAGTGGTACGCACCGGAGATACTCAGGAGCGAGTCACTGTTGAATACACAACCAACGAAGTTGGCTCGGCAACCGCAGGCGTTGACTGGATTCAACCCACCCTGGAGGGCAGAGCAAATACCGGAGAAGTTGTCTTTGAGGTGGGAGAAACTGAGAAATTCATTACCATTCCGATCGTGAATGACTTCGTGAGCGAAGGTAATGAAACTTTTGCAGTCGGACTTCAAAGACCCAGCGCTGGGACTCTGGGCGCACCCAGAACAGTCCTGATTAATGTCATTGATGACGACACACCGACAACAATTTCAGTGCGGGATGCCTCGATCGCGATTTCGGAAGGAGCGCCAAACGTAACGATTACTGTGGTGCGAGATGGCGCTCTGACTGGTACTGCAACGGTAAACTACACAACCGCAAGCGGAACGGCGATCGCAGGGGCAGACTTTACAGCAGCCACAGGCACAATTACGTTTGCACCGGGTCAAGTCAGCCAAACCGTGACAATCCCCCTGATTGATGATGCGGTTTCTGAAGTGAATGAAGCTTTCACAGTGACGCTGAGCGCCGCCACCGGAGCAGAGCTAAGCTCGCGGGCAACCAGCACGGTGACGATTCTGGACAACGATGCTGTGTTGGGCAGCCTGACTCGCCGAACAGTAACCACTGGGTTAAGCCAGCCCACCACCATTGACTGGACACCGGACGGACAGTTCATGCTGATCGCCGATAAGGGCGGTGCAGTTGAAGTGATGGATATGGCGACCCTCACAAGACGACCAACGCCGCTGATTGATATCTCGGCTCGCGTCAACAACACCCGCGATCGTGGCTTGTTAGGAATTGCCGTTCACCCCAATTTCCCCGCGACTCCCTATGTGTACCTGCTGTATAGCTATGACCCGCCAGAAACCGCAACAGGAACAGGTTTAGCCGCACGGGATCGGGAGGGGAACCGCCCCTCGCAGCTAGCGCGGGTGACAGTGAACCCGGCAACCATGGTTGCAGACCCAGCCAGCCTGGTAGTCCTGGCGGGCACGAATAGCACCTGGGCGTTCACCAACGGTCCCGACATTAACAGTACAGGTGAGCGTAATGTTCCGCCTTCCGGCATTGTGGGTGGAACCGTGACAGCACCGCCTGCACTAATTGAAATTGGTACTCAGGACAACGACCCCGATCGTCCGGGAATCCAGAATCAGAACATTCGCGATTACCTGGCGATGGACAGCGACTCCCACTCGATCGGTCAAGTTCACTTCGGTCCCGATGGCTACCTGTACCTGACCAACGGCGACGGCACCTCCTACAATTTCATGGACCCGCGTACTGTAAGGGTTCAGGATATTAATAACCTCTCCGGTAAAATGCTGCGGCTTGATCCCATTACGGGTCAGGGCGTACCCAGTAATCCCTTCTTTAATGGAGATCCGAACAGCAACCAGTCGAAGGTTTACCAGTTAGGAATTCGTAATTCCTTCCGATTCACCTTTGACCCCATTACGAATAATCCGGTGATGGGTGAAGTGGGCTGGAACAGCTGGGAGGAAATTAACACTGGAGGAGCGGGCGCCAACTTTGGATGGCCCTATTACGAAGGTCCGTCCGACACGCCTTATCAAACCATTCCAGGCGTAACGATTCCGGGTCGCTCATCGGTTGTATTCCCCATTCTGAGCCGTACTCACGGTGCACCAGACAACGCGAGCGCCGTTGTGGTGGGTGACTTCTACAATCCCAACACCCTGATCTTTGGCGATCTGGTAGGGGGTACCGTCTATGCCGCGACGCTGGATGCGGCTCGTCAGGTGACGAACGTTCAGGTTGTCGATTCCGATCTGCCCTATTTGGCTGATATGGAAATGGGTCCAGACGGACGGCTGTACGGTGTTGGTCTTGGCTCACGGACAATCTACCGCTGGGACCCCGCTTAA
- a CDS encoding ATP-binding cassette domain-containing protein, giving the protein MTDTSLIRSNVQPTNSIPRLQLRNISKSFGGVQALKHVDFEVFDGEVVGLVGDNGAGKSTLIKTMSGAYIPDEGEILIDNQPVTIQGPQDATRLGIETVYQDLALCDNLDVVANLWLGREAHKTLIPGVLKVLDEAEMERKTIDVLRTLDVKIPSVRSTVAGLSGGQRQCVAVAKTILRQPKVVLLDEPTAALGVAQTRQVLNLIHRLKEQGQAVVVISHNLHDVFEVTDRIVVMRLGQRVRTFETRNSSREAVVASITGADAAAVTETDVTGV; this is encoded by the coding sequence ATGACAGACACTTCTTTAATTCGATCGAATGTCCAGCCGACCAACAGCATTCCTCGGCTCCAGCTCAGAAACATCAGCAAATCCTTCGGTGGCGTTCAGGCACTCAAGCACGTTGACTTTGAAGTGTTTGATGGTGAAGTCGTCGGACTGGTGGGCGATAACGGAGCCGGAAAATCGACGCTGATTAAAACCATGTCGGGGGCATATATTCCCGACGAAGGCGAAATTTTAATTGATAACCAGCCTGTGACGATTCAGGGACCGCAGGACGCCACGCGGCTCGGCATTGAGACGGTTTACCAGGATCTGGCACTCTGCGACAACCTGGACGTGGTGGCAAACCTGTGGCTGGGGCGGGAGGCTCACAAAACGCTGATTCCGGGCGTGCTGAAAGTCCTGGACGAAGCGGAAATGGAGCGCAAGACGATCGACGTACTGCGAACTCTGGACGTAAAAATTCCCTCGGTACGATCGACCGTTGCCGGACTATCGGGGGGACAGCGGCAGTGTGTGGCGGTAGCAAAAACCATCCTGCGTCAGCCTAAAGTCGTGCTGCTAGACGAACCGACCGCAGCCCTAGGCGTAGCGCAAACCCGCCAGGTCTTAAACCTGATCCATCGGCTAAAAGAGCAGGGTCAGGCAGTCGTCGTGATTTCCCACAACCTGCACGATGTGTTTGAAGTCACCGATCGCATTGTGGTAATGCGCTTAGGTCAGCGAGTGCGAACCTTTGAAACGCGCAATTCTAGCCGGGAAGCGGTGGTTGCTTCCATTACCGGAGCTGATGCCGCTGCCGTTACCGAAACTGATGTCACGGGCGTTTAA